The following proteins come from a genomic window of bacterium:
- a CDS encoding baseplate J/gp47 family protein encodes MIGRLPEPSFIERDVNKITQEWISLYEQKTGKTLQPAQIERILIDVGVYRENLLRISIQEAAKQNLVNYATYPMLDHLGELVGVYRISAKSSGTNIKFILSEVQNFNVLIPVNSQIESKDGKVIFKTLLDILIPAGQLSEEVPVQAETVGNIANGYLPGEIKNLITPVSYIESASNITESSGGADEEDDDSLRERIKQAPEKFTNAGSRGAYRYWAITAHQDIIDVAVLSTSPGVVKIYPLTKSGNPTGDILSLVQNILSHDKVRPLTDLVIVESPQKIDFEVNGSITLYTFADIKSVESEINSKLDKYIADLKSKLGKDIVPTQIIALLNSIYGVFKVDLINPDFTEIADYQWANCTRYQIDIAGYTNG; translated from the coding sequence ATGATAGGACGACTTCCTGAACCTTCTTTTATAGAAAGAGATGTTAATAAAATAACGCAGGAGTGGATTTCTCTTTATGAACAAAAAACCGGCAAAACACTTCAGCCTGCTCAAATTGAAAGAATCCTTATTGATGTCGGCGTTTACAGAGAAAATCTTCTGAGAATAAGCATTCAAGAAGCCGCCAAGCAAAATCTTGTTAATTATGCGACCTATCCGATGCTCGATCATCTCGGAGAACTTGTCGGAGTTTATAGAATTTCTGCAAAATCTTCCGGGACAAATATAAAATTCATTCTCTCAGAAGTTCAAAATTTCAATGTACTTATTCCCGTAAACTCTCAAATTGAATCAAAAGACGGCAAAGTCATATTTAAAACCCTCTTGGATATTCTCATTCCGGCAGGACAATTATCTGAGGAAGTTCCGGTACAGGCAGAAACTGTAGGAAATATCGCAAACGGATATCTGCCGGGAGAAATTAAAAACCTCATAACTCCTGTTTCATATATAGAAAGCGCTTCAAATATTACTGAAAGCTCAGGCGGAGCTGATGAAGAAGACGATGACTCTTTAAGAGAACGAATCAAACAAGCTCCCGAAAAATTTACAAATGCAGGAAGCAGAGGCGCTTACAGATATTGGGCAATCACTGCTCATCAGGATATTATTGACGTTGCGGTATTAAGCACAAGTCCCGGTGTTGTTAAAATTTATCCGCTGACTAAATCCGGCAACCCAACCGGTGACATTTTGTCACTTGTTCAAAATATTCTAAGCCACGACAAAGTAAGACCGCTTACTGACCTTGTCATTGTTGAATCTCCGCAAAAAATAGACTTTGAAGTCAACGGCAGCATTACTCTTTATACCTTTGCAGATATTAAAAGCGTTGAATCGGAAATAAATTCTAAGTTGGATAAATATATTGCGGATTTAAAATCGAAACTCGGAAAAGATATAGTCCCGACGCAAATTATTGCGCTTTTAAACAGCATTTACGGAGTGTTTAAAGTGGATTTAATTAATCCCGATTTTACTGAAATTGCTGATTATCAATGGGCAAACTGTACCAGGTATCAGATAGATATTGCAGGTTATACAAATGGCTGA
- a CDS encoding GPW/gp25 family protein: MTTLNEIKSVDWQPKINEIGSVVEGMDDIDQCIKIILMTRKGANPHRPEFGSDIWQYIDAPVQEAVPNIIKEAMEAINIWEPRVEIKGITAEINESQITLSIDRQIKSTDIQGTLEVTL, from the coding sequence ATGACTACTTTAAATGAAATAAAATCTGTCGATTGGCAGCCAAAAATAAATGAAATAGGCTCTGTGGTTGAAGGAATGGATGATATTGACCAGTGCATAAAAATCATTCTTATGACAAGAAAAGGCGCCAATCCGCATCGTCCCGAGTTTGGCTCTGATATTTGGCAATATATCGATGCTCCTGTTCAAGAAGCTGTCCCCAATATTATAAAAGAAGCAATGGAGGCAATAAATATCTGGGAGCCAAGAGTGGAAATCAAAGGTATTACTGCCGAAATCAATGAATCGCAGATAACCTTGAGTATTGACAGGCAGATTAAAAGTACAGATATTCAGGGAACATTGGAGGTCACTTTATGA